One genomic region from Haloterrigena gelatinilytica encodes:
- a CDS encoding NAD-dependent epimerase/dehydratase family protein — protein MATQNVLVTGPYGEAGEAILNHLLDKEQYEFTFLNRSDHPDYETHVADIADYEAIRPAFDGQDAVIHLAAQSDAGAEFEEVVEPNVIGTYNVLKAMEDAGVETLIFASSQRVMGLYEEDHAPELYEEDYPSEFDPFRLTHETLPKPDGYYGATKVFGENICRVHARRDGAPEQVYSLRISSVRTAEYDHPYGDAERGVDRGEEHKVDEDEVWDQSQTGSWERGSEEYREMVDRLKASWTSQRDFAHMLECCLEDDSVTYDTFYAVSGNAARWFGIEHAKAVLGYEPQDDASEWDSPPTDATE, from the coding sequence ATGGCGACGCAAAACGTACTCGTTACCGGACCGTACGGCGAAGCCGGCGAAGCGATTCTCAACCACCTGTTGGATAAGGAACAGTACGAGTTCACGTTCCTGAACCGCAGCGACCACCCCGATTACGAGACGCACGTCGCCGACATCGCCGACTACGAGGCGATTCGGCCGGCGTTCGACGGCCAGGACGCGGTGATTCACCTCGCCGCGCAGTCCGACGCCGGGGCGGAGTTCGAGGAGGTCGTCGAACCGAACGTTATCGGCACGTACAACGTCCTGAAGGCGATGGAGGACGCCGGGGTCGAAACGCTCATCTTCGCGTCCTCGCAGCGCGTCATGGGGCTCTACGAGGAAGACCACGCGCCGGAACTCTACGAGGAGGACTACCCGAGCGAGTTCGATCCGTTCCGCCTCACCCACGAGACGCTCCCGAAGCCCGACGGCTACTACGGCGCGACGAAGGTGTTCGGCGAGAACATCTGTCGCGTCCACGCGCGCCGCGACGGCGCGCCGGAACAGGTGTACTCGCTGCGCATCTCGAGCGTGCGAACGGCGGAGTACGATCACCCCTACGGCGACGCCGAGCGCGGGGTCGACCGCGGGGAGGAACACAAAGTCGACGAGGACGAGGTCTGGGACCAGTCACAGACGGGCTCCTGGGAACGGGGCAGCGAGGAGTACCGGGAAATGGTCGACCGCCTGAAGGCCTCCTGGACCTCCCAGCGGGACTTCGCGCACATGCTCGAGTGCTGTCTCGAGGACGACTCGGTGACTTACGACACGTTCTACGCGGTCAGCGGAAACGCGGCTCGATGGTTCGGCATCGAGCACGCGAAGGCCGTTCTCGGCTACGAACCGCAGGACGACGCCTCGGAGTGGGACAGCCCACCGACCGACGCGACGGAGTGA
- a CDS encoding universal stress protein: MHTALVVLTDETADERLLDAAKRYATGTDTELLVCRFIDRKEYQSDARNEARDGKQVKTIEMIEDEAEKEAATVADRVFANADVSYAAIGAAGELPKKIIEVADERGCGHLFVSGRKRSPTGKALFGDIAQAVLLRFDGPVTVTTN, encoded by the coding sequence ATGCACACGGCGTTAGTCGTCCTTACCGACGAGACGGCAGACGAACGGCTACTGGACGCTGCGAAACGGTACGCGACGGGAACCGACACCGAGCTCCTGGTGTGTCGGTTCATCGACCGGAAGGAGTATCAGAGCGACGCCCGCAACGAGGCGCGGGACGGCAAGCAGGTCAAGACCATCGAGATGATCGAAGACGAGGCCGAAAAAGAGGCGGCGACCGTCGCGGATCGGGTCTTCGCGAACGCCGATGTCTCCTACGCGGCGATCGGCGCGGCGGGAGAGCTCCCGAAGAAGATCATCGAGGTCGCGGACGAACGCGGCTGCGGTCACCTCTTCGTCTCCGGTCGGAAACGCTCGCCGACGGGGAAGGCGCTGTTCGGCGACATCGCCCAGGCGGTGCTCCTCCGGTTCGACGGGCCGGTAACGGTTACGACGAACTGA
- a CDS encoding GNAT family N-acetyltransferase: MSTREESAVRSHWDHSSCEGTVDCPPRCPRATDDRGVPFLVRPYRPADFESLVELYDSLDESAATMGLPPFTRPRIEAWLAELTSNGWNLIALLDDRTVGHVAVTPADDPDPEFVVFVDTDVQNRGIGGELLKQLIAYADDRDHEALSLDVSTDNRRAVTVYENVGFETIEESALNRTMRLPLDDPIADRVRRPPAERLE, encoded by the coding sequence ATGAGTACTCGAGAGGAGTCGGCGGTCCGTTCCCACTGGGACCACTCGTCGTGTGAAGGGACGGTCGACTGTCCGCCGCGGTGTCCGCGAGCGACCGACGATCGGGGCGTTCCGTTCCTCGTTCGTCCGTATCGACCGGCCGATTTCGAGTCGCTCGTCGAGCTGTACGATAGCCTCGACGAGTCGGCGGCGACGATGGGGCTCCCGCCGTTCACGCGCCCTCGCATCGAAGCGTGGCTCGCCGAACTGACGTCGAACGGCTGGAACCTGATCGCGCTGCTCGACGACCGAACCGTCGGTCACGTCGCCGTGACGCCGGCCGACGATCCCGATCCGGAGTTCGTCGTCTTCGTCGATACCGACGTCCAGAACCGGGGGATCGGCGGCGAACTGCTCAAACAGCTCATCGCCTACGCCGACGACAGGGACCACGAGGCGCTGTCTCTGGACGTCTCGACCGACAACCGGCGCGCCGTCACCGTCTACGAGAACGTCGGCTTCGAGACGATCGAGGAGTCGGCGCTGAATCGGACGATGCGGCTCCCGCTGGACGATCCGATCGCCGATCGGGTCCGGCGACCGCCGGCCGAGCGACTCGAGTAG
- a CDS encoding tripartite tricarboxylate transporter permease has translation MAVEHILQGFANVMDPVVLSLMIAGILLGLLMGSIPGMTATMTIAVLLSFTFTMEPATGMMLLLGIYGGAVYAGSIPAILIRTPGTPSAAATIFDGYPLSQKGEAGRAIRMSTVASFIGGVISVLVLMFFSPVVADAALRFRSPEFFALAVFGLTIIASVSGDSLAKGMISGLLGMLVATVGIDPVTGYQRFTFGTPELLTGVEFIAVMIGLFGIAEGLRTYSLGISDEQNKVDQEITGVLPSFADVKSIAPISIGSGVLGSLVGAVPGAGGDIASFITYNEATRWLKSTTPSFGDGNIRGVAAAESGNNASTGGALIPTFTLGIPGDSVSAILIGALLVHNVNPGPALYQEETGLLYTIFVGFLLIYVFILLFGLLGANYWARLINIPQSLIWPVIFVLCVIGAIALRGNVFDAWIMLAAGGLGYVMRLRGYPLAPMVLGLILAPIAEENLRRSLVLSNGSLDIFYTSPIALAVLLLSVVTILIPAARALRN, from the coding sequence ATGGCGGTCGAACACATCCTGCAGGGGTTCGCGAACGTCATGGATCCGGTCGTGTTGAGCCTGATGATCGCCGGGATCCTCCTCGGCCTGCTCATGGGTTCGATCCCCGGGATGACGGCGACGATGACCATCGCGGTCCTGCTGTCGTTTACCTTCACGATGGAGCCGGCGACCGGGATGATGCTCTTGCTGGGCATCTACGGCGGCGCGGTCTACGCGGGGTCGATTCCGGCGATTCTGATCCGAACCCCGGGAACGCCGTCGGCCGCGGCGACGATCTTCGACGGCTATCCGCTCTCTCAGAAGGGCGAAGCCGGCAGAGCGATCCGCATGAGCACCGTCGCGTCGTTTATCGGCGGCGTCATCAGCGTGCTCGTGCTCATGTTCTTCTCGCCGGTCGTCGCGGACGCGGCGCTCCGGTTTCGATCGCCGGAATTCTTCGCGCTGGCCGTGTTCGGCTTGACGATCATCGCCAGCGTGAGCGGCGATTCCCTCGCGAAGGGGATGATCTCGGGCCTGCTCGGCATGCTCGTCGCGACCGTCGGAATCGACCCGGTCACCGGCTATCAGCGGTTCACGTTCGGAACGCCCGAACTCCTCACGGGCGTGGAGTTCATCGCGGTGATGATCGGGCTGTTCGGCATCGCCGAGGGGCTCCGAACGTACTCCCTCGGCATCAGCGACGAACAGAACAAAGTCGACCAGGAGATCACGGGCGTCCTCCCGTCGTTCGCGGACGTCAAGTCCATCGCACCGATCTCGATCGGGTCGGGGGTTCTCGGTTCGCTGGTCGGTGCGGTCCCCGGCGCCGGCGGCGACATCGCCTCGTTTATCACCTACAACGAAGCGACGAGATGGCTCAAGAGTACGACGCCGTCGTTCGGCGACGGGAACATTCGGGGCGTCGCCGCGGCGGAGTCCGGAAACAACGCCAGCACCGGCGGCGCGCTGATCCCGACGTTCACGCTCGGGATCCCCGGCGATTCCGTCTCGGCGATCCTCATCGGCGCGTTGCTCGTCCACAACGTCAATCCCGGCCCCGCGCTCTACCAGGAGGAGACCGGGCTGCTGTACACGATCTTCGTCGGCTTCCTCCTCATCTACGTCTTCATCTTGCTCTTCGGGCTCCTCGGAGCCAACTACTGGGCGCGGTTGATCAACATCCCGCAATCGCTCATCTGGCCCGTGATCTTCGTCCTCTGCGTGATCGGCGCGATCGCGCTGCGCGGGAACGTCTTCGACGCGTGGATCATGCTCGCCGCCGGCGGCCTCGGCTACGTGATGCGGCTGCGGGGCTACCCGTTGGCGCCGATGGTGCTGGGACTGATTCTCGCGCCGATCGCCGAGGAGAACCTCCGGCGCTCGTTGGTCCTCTCCAACGGCTCGCTGGACATCTTCTACACCAGTCCGATCGCGCTCGCCGTCCTCCTCTTGAGCGTGGTCACGATCCTGATTCCGGCCGCGCGAGCGCTGCGAAACTAG
- a CDS encoding tripartite tricarboxylate transporter TctB family protein, which yields MIIKKMTRNIRQIDAETVKSNPLSIAFILFSLAVIYHANQFPDGGELGPGFFPIMLSAGIILFAIVDLTTDDETELDLSDVEVAPIVAIGGILFAYVFLMKYTGFLVGTMLFLPIVLYYSDVRSKLLIAALSIGFPILLFYVFSRIFMVRLPESQILPVSRLLPQLPLVVF from the coding sequence ATGATTATAAAAAAGATGACGCGCAATATCCGTCAGATCGACGCGGAGACGGTGAAGTCGAATCCGCTTTCGATAGCTTTCATACTGTTTTCGCTCGCTGTTATCTACCACGCGAACCAGTTCCCCGACGGGGGTGAGCTCGGTCCCGGGTTCTTCCCGATCATGCTGTCCGCCGGGATCATTCTGTTCGCTATCGTAGACCTGACGACCGACGACGAGACGGAACTCGACCTGAGCGACGTCGAAGTCGCACCGATCGTCGCCATCGGCGGGATTTTGTTCGCATACGTCTTTCTGATGAAGTATACCGGCTTTTTAGTCGGGACGATGCTGTTCCTCCCGATCGTGCTGTACTACTCTGACGTGCGGTCGAAACTCCTGATCGCCGCCCTCTCGATCGGCTTCCCGATTCTGCTGTTCTACGTCTTCAGTCGAATCTTCATGGTCCGGTTGCCGGAAAGCCAAATCCTCCCCGTCTCGCGGCTCCTGCCGCAGCTCCCGCTGGTGGTGTTCTAA
- a CDS encoding MBL fold metallo-hydrolase, with protein MTLSSVTDGIDQVQFEHVRVLVLEDVPEGRTTLVDTAFEENGEELVDTLEAEYGDIDRVILTHGDHGHHGGLEHVMEAFDPTLVVPADETKLYDHFEEAGMDVDPDVAYEDGDLLEGDIRVIQVPGHTEATSALLLEDRGVLISGDALDGSDRGGMPPGYLLPPPALFNIDHEAAELNLYDLLGYDFDTVLVFHGSHVFENPKQKLDDFLVEREWNEWDPRTDD; from the coding sequence ATGACCCTGAGTAGCGTAACCGACGGTATCGACCAGGTTCAGTTCGAGCACGTACGGGTGCTGGTACTCGAGGACGTGCCGGAGGGCCGGACGACGCTGGTCGACACCGCGTTCGAGGAGAACGGCGAGGAACTCGTCGACACCCTCGAGGCGGAGTACGGAGATATCGACCGCGTCATTCTCACGCACGGTGACCACGGCCACCACGGCGGTCTCGAGCACGTGATGGAGGCCTTCGACCCGACGCTCGTCGTGCCGGCCGACGAGACGAAACTCTACGACCACTTCGAGGAGGCGGGGATGGACGTCGACCCCGACGTCGCCTACGAGGACGGCGACCTGCTCGAGGGCGACATCCGCGTCATTCAGGTGCCCGGTCACACCGAAGCGACGTCGGCCCTGCTGCTCGAGGATCGGGGCGTCCTGATCTCCGGCGACGCGCTGGACGGGTCCGACCGCGGCGGGATGCCGCCGGGGTACCTCCTCCCGCCGCCGGCGCTGTTCAACATCGATCACGAGGCCGCCGAACTCAACCTCTACGACCTGCTCGGGTACGACTTCGATACGGTGCTGGTCTTCCACGGCTCGCACGTCTTCGAGAACCCCAAGCAGAAACTCGACGACTTCCTCGTCGAGCGGGAGTGGAACGAGTGGGACCCGCGCACCGACGACTGA
- a CDS encoding alcohol dehydrogenase catalytic domain-containing protein, with the protein MRGLAKTSRSAGSMELVDVETPEPAADEALIEVEYAGLCGSDAGIYAFKSSFERMELPTIIGHEYTGRIVEVGDDVTKFSVGDRVVERPIRSCGDCYQCEVGQANVCPNKEITGVDHDGAYAGYIAVPEEDLHPVPDDVEPRHAALVEPTAITTRAVIRNSRVKPGDRVFVAGPGPMGILAAQVANAQGADVVVAGVGRDTAYRLPLAAELGFETINVEDDDLKAYREDLTDGVGYDVVFDTTGHPSGLTMAVDEVRKGGQIVLVGQTGETTMEFTPLVRSEIDLQCTYSAMYEDFERALRLIGSGDVDHATFLDDRFSLLEADEAFETFLEGETCKPVFDVSVLRA; encoded by the coding sequence ATGCGCGGTTTAGCCAAGACCAGTCGTAGTGCTGGGAGTATGGAACTCGTCGACGTCGAGACGCCTGAACCGGCAGCCGACGAGGCACTGATCGAGGTCGAGTACGCCGGACTCTGCGGGAGCGACGCCGGCATCTACGCGTTCAAGTCGTCGTTCGAGCGGATGGAGCTACCGACGATCATCGGCCACGAGTACACCGGCCGCATCGTCGAAGTCGGCGACGACGTCACGAAGTTCTCGGTCGGCGACCGCGTCGTCGAACGACCGATCCGCAGCTGCGGCGACTGCTATCAGTGCGAGGTCGGACAGGCGAACGTCTGCCCGAACAAGGAGATCACCGGCGTCGATCACGACGGCGCGTACGCGGGATACATCGCCGTTCCCGAAGAGGACCTCCACCCGGTTCCCGACGACGTCGAGCCCCGACACGCCGCGCTCGTCGAACCGACGGCGATCACCACTCGCGCGGTCATCCGAAACTCGCGCGTCAAGCCCGGCGACCGCGTTTTCGTCGCGGGTCCGGGACCGATGGGAATTCTCGCCGCGCAGGTCGCGAACGCGCAGGGCGCCGACGTCGTAGTCGCCGGCGTCGGGCGGGACACCGCCTACCGGCTACCGCTCGCGGCGGAACTCGGCTTCGAGACGATCAACGTCGAAGACGACGATCTCAAGGCCTATCGCGAGGACCTGACCGACGGCGTCGGCTACGACGTCGTCTTCGACACGACCGGGCACCCGTCGGGGCTGACGATGGCCGTCGACGAGGTCCGGAAGGGCGGCCAAATCGTCCTCGTCGGCCAGACCGGCGAGACGACGATGGAGTTCACGCCGCTGGTCCGATCGGAGATCGATCTCCAGTGTACCTACAGCGCGATGTACGAGGACTTCGAACGCGCGCTCCGACTGATCGGCTCGGGCGACGTCGATCACGCCACGTTCCTCGACGATCGCTTCAGCCTCCTCGAGGCCGACGAGGCCTTCGAAACGTTCCTCGAGGGAGAGACCTGCAAACCCGTCTTCGACGTCTCCGTCCTCCGCGCCTGA
- a CDS encoding Bug family tripartite tricarboxylate transporter substrate binding protein, with product MVANTNSERGVLNRRTALKTLGATGLAMTAGCIGDLQGGDWPSRQVEIVSPWSAGGGADRTSRAVADAAENHTDVSWNVSNQTGGSGSVGMSAAANSDPDGHTLGCTAPEIALFQHLDIAELGPDDITPIMQYTEFPAALVVHQDSDISSLDDWIAYGEDNPGELQMANSGNGSSWHMAAAGIADEAGIDVEHVSYDGADPAMTAVVNGEADCTAVGAAEVAPQVRDGDLEALGVAFSEQVDSLPDTQTMKEQGLDIEIGSWLGHFAPADIDDETRDAIVDVYESVYDDDDFVEFMENNNFMRVQRGPEEFSTFLDEQHEYYGNLVEELNISA from the coding sequence ATGGTAGCGAATACCAATAGCGAGCGTGGGGTGCTGAATCGACGGACCGCCTTGAAGACCCTCGGTGCGACGGGACTCGCGATGACGGCGGGCTGTATCGGCGACCTACAGGGCGGCGACTGGCCGTCGCGACAGGTCGAGATCGTCTCGCCGTGGTCGGCCGGTGGCGGTGCGGACCGGACGAGCCGTGCCGTCGCCGACGCGGCCGAAAATCACACCGACGTCTCCTGGAACGTCAGCAACCAGACCGGCGGTTCCGGATCCGTCGGGATGAGCGCCGCCGCGAACTCCGATCCGGACGGCCACACCCTGGGCTGTACGGCGCCGGAGATCGCGTTGTTCCAGCACCTCGATATCGCCGAGCTCGGGCCCGACGACATCACGCCGATCATGCAGTACACCGAGTTCCCGGCCGCGCTCGTCGTCCACCAGGATTCGGACATTTCCTCGCTCGACGACTGGATCGCCTACGGCGAGGACAATCCGGGGGAACTCCAGATGGCCAACTCCGGGAACGGCTCCTCGTGGCACATGGCCGCGGCCGGTATCGCCGACGAGGCGGGCATCGACGTCGAACACGTCTCGTACGACGGTGCCGACCCCGCGATGACGGCCGTCGTGAACGGCGAAGCCGACTGTACGGCCGTCGGCGCCGCCGAAGTGGCGCCGCAGGTTCGGGACGGCGACCTCGAGGCCCTCGGCGTCGCGTTCAGCGAACAGGTCGACTCGCTGCCGGACACGCAGACGATGAAGGAGCAGGGACTGGACATCGAGATCGGCTCCTGGCTGGGTCACTTCGCGCCGGCGGACATCGACGACGAGACCCGCGACGCGATCGTCGACGTCTACGAGTCGGTCTACGACGACGACGACTTCGTCGAGTTCATGGAGAACAACAACTTCATGCGCGTCCAGCGCGGCCCCGAGGAGTTCAGCACCTTCCTGGACGAGCAACACGAGTACTACGGGAACCTCGTCGAGGAACTGAACATCAGCGCGTAA
- a CDS encoding 4-carboxy-4-hydroxy-2-oxoadipate aldolase/oxaloacetate decarboxylase, giving the protein MHAIEHDVERPDRDVVSAFEEIPSTIVSDVTGNIGLSMDSGLRPAYDDIEMAGSAITVNASPGDNLIIHKAITLAEPGDVLVIDSEGFTETGHFGELMCKSCQVNGIGGIVIDGAYRDSREIAEMEFPVYGRGTHPRGPLKQDPGSINVPISCGGVTVEPGDIVVGDDDGLAVVPRASADEILERAYDKLESEDDVREELVEGEYLFELNNYDKLFEEMDVVGPEDSIQ; this is encoded by the coding sequence ATGCACGCGATCGAGCACGACGTAGAGCGACCGGACCGCGACGTCGTATCGGCCTTTGAGGAGATTCCGAGCACCATCGTCTCCGACGTGACGGGAAACATCGGTCTCTCGATGGATTCCGGACTCCGGCCCGCCTACGACGATATCGAGATGGCGGGATCCGCGATCACCGTCAACGCCTCGCCCGGCGACAATCTGATCATCCACAAAGCGATCACGCTGGCGGAACCGGGCGACGTCCTCGTTATCGACTCCGAGGGGTTCACCGAGACGGGCCACTTCGGCGAACTCATGTGCAAGTCCTGCCAGGTGAACGGAATCGGCGGGATCGTCATCGACGGCGCCTATCGTGACAGCAGGGAGATCGCCGAGATGGAGTTCCCGGTCTACGGCCGCGGCACGCATCCCCGAGGCCCGCTCAAGCAGGATCCGGGTTCGATCAACGTCCCGATCTCCTGTGGCGGCGTCACCGTCGAGCCCGGCGATATCGTCGTCGGCGACGACGACGGCCTCGCCGTCGTCCCGCGTGCGAGCGCCGACGAAATCCTCGAGCGAGCGTACGACAAACTCGAGTCGGAAGACGACGTCCGCGAGGAGCTGGTGGAGGGCGAGTACCTCTTCGAACTCAACAACTACGACAAGCTGTTCGAGGAGATGGACGTCGTCGGTCCGGAAGACTCGATCCAGTAA